From the Sphingomonas mesophila genome, one window contains:
- a CDS encoding DUF3617 domain-containing protein has product MRSLASLACLLALAACDFGPKVSVENATPEEVAAEMKKSGLAEELRKPGQWQTVMSVVDLKAPGMPPEALNQMKQMMGSGQTTERCVTEAELKQVESFIGQNNANCRFDHYRVSGGKIDGKAKCSQGAVNQLMTMNGNFTADTSDMTIRSETSGGPPGQNMTVTMNIKSKRLGECKAAPAAPGFNATGNTQ; this is encoded by the coding sequence ATGCGTAGCCTTGCCTCACTTGCTTGCCTGCTGGCCCTCGCCGCCTGCGATTTCGGTCCCAAGGTGTCGGTCGAGAATGCGACTCCGGAGGAGGTCGCGGCCGAGATGAAGAAGAGCGGCCTCGCCGAGGAACTGCGCAAGCCGGGCCAGTGGCAGACCGTCATGTCGGTGGTCGATCTCAAGGCGCCCGGAATGCCGCCCGAGGCGCTCAACCAGATGAAGCAAATGATGGGCAGCGGCCAAACCACCGAGCGCTGCGTCACCGAGGCCGAGCTCAAGCAGGTCGAAAGCTTCATCGGCCAGAACAACGCCAATTGCCGCTTCGACCATTACCGTGTGTCCGGCGGCAAGATCGACGGCAAGGCCAAGTGCAGCCAGGGCGCGGTCAACCAGCTGATGACCATGAACGGTAATTTCACCGCCGACACGTCCGACATGACCATCCGCTCGGAGACCAGCGGCGGCCCGCCGGGCCAGAACATGACGGTTACGATGAACATCAAGTCCAAGCGCCTCGGCGAATGCAAGGCGGCGCCCGCCGCGCCCGGCTTCAACGCGACGGGGAACACGCAGTGA
- a CDS encoding DUF3617 domain-containing protein, with translation MSRALMMAFAPALLLAACGETEQKPAEPAVPTAFPTGQWEVTSTVESLASTDKSTPAVAAKVGDTATRKACITDAKDLAALFTSAGAKCTTISDYARQGRVNTAYQCPAKGGFTSPMANGRYTADTLEVQLDTSSRFSGAGDFQMREKATGKRLGDC, from the coding sequence GTGAGCCGCGCGCTCATGATGGCGTTCGCCCCCGCGCTGCTTCTCGCGGCGTGCGGCGAGACCGAGCAGAAGCCCGCCGAGCCGGCCGTTCCGACCGCCTTCCCGACCGGGCAGTGGGAAGTCACCTCGACGGTCGAAAGCCTCGCCTCGACCGACAAGTCGACTCCGGCCGTGGCCGCCAAGGTGGGCGACACCGCGACCCGCAAGGCCTGCATCACCGACGCCAAGGATCTCGCGGCGCTGTTCACGTCGGCCGGCGCCAAGTGCACCACGATCAGCGACTATGCGCGCCAGGGCCGGGTCAATACCGCCTATCAATGCCCCGCCAAGGGCGGCTTCACCAGCCCGATGGCCAACGGCCGCTACACCGCCGACACGCTGGAAGTGCAGCTCGACACCTCGTCGCGCTTCAGCGGCGCCGGCGATTTCCAGATGCGCGAAAAGGCCACCGGCAAGCGGCTCGGCGACTGCTGA
- a CDS encoding SgcJ/EcaC family oxidoreductase: MLTSLLLAAAAAQAGHSGHHAGHHAGHDMGKAHAMQCAAVPANAADALFERFNSAWATKNPDTVTDLFAKDAVLLATVSNTPRTTRAAIRDYFVGFLKNSPVGTVDSSTVKVGCNSVARMGTWTVLLTNPETGAKTPVKARYTFLYVPEGKEWKIAHLHSSMMPETAGK, from the coding sequence ATGTTGACGTCCTTGCTTCTCGCCGCCGCCGCCGCGCAGGCCGGCCATTCGGGCCACCACGCCGGCCACCATGCCGGGCACGACATGGGCAAGGCCCATGCGATGCAGTGCGCGGCGGTGCCAGCCAATGCCGCCGACGCGTTGTTCGAGCGCTTCAACAGCGCGTGGGCGACCAAGAACCCGGACACGGTAACCGACCTGTTCGCCAAGGACGCGGTGCTGCTGGCGACGGTCAGCAATACGCCGCGCACGACCCGCGCCGCGATCCGCGACTATTTCGTCGGCTTCCTCAAGAATTCGCCGGTCGGAACCGTCGACAGCTCGACCGTCAAGGTCGGCTGCAACAGCGTTGCGCGGATGGGCACGTGGACGGTGCTGCTGACCAACCCGGAGACCGGCGCAAAGACCCCGGTCAAGGCGCGCTACACCTTCCTCTACGTGCCCGAGGGCAAGGAGTGGAAGATTGCGCATCTGCACAGCTCGATGATGCCCGAGACGGCGGGCAAGTAA
- a CDS encoding TerC family protein, which translates to MFEFLSADWLGTPAWFWLAFLGLVALLTAFDLGFLHKEDREMGIAESFKLSAFYIAVALAFGAWIWAERGADLGMKYYTGFFIEKALSIDNVFVISLIFSYFAIPAKYQYRALLWGIIAVIVLRGLMIAGGAALVAEAYWVLYIFAAFLIATGVKMFFAGDKPMDVASNPVVRFISTHMRVTKELHGQKFFVKVPDDKTGRMVRAATPLFLALVVINLADLVFAVDSVPAIFAITTDTFIVYTSNIMAILGLRALYFALAAMVHRFHYLKYALAAVLIFIGAKIFIADFVLGGEKFPPVVSLGVTAALIAAGIGYSLWKTRGAPEPDWPAEDRAATKAQLDDLADNKL; encoded by the coding sequence ATGTTCGAATTTCTAAGCGCCGACTGGCTCGGCACGCCGGCCTGGTTCTGGCTCGCCTTTCTCGGACTGGTCGCGCTGCTGACCGCCTTCGACCTCGGCTTCCTGCACAAGGAAGACCGCGAGATGGGGATCGCCGAAAGCTTCAAGCTCAGCGCCTTCTACATCGCCGTGGCGCTGGCCTTCGGCGCGTGGATCTGGGCCGAGCGAGGCGCCGATCTCGGCATGAAATATTACACCGGCTTCTTCATCGAAAAGGCGCTGTCGATCGACAACGTGTTCGTGATCAGCCTGATCTTCAGCTATTTCGCGATCCCGGCGAAATACCAGTATCGCGCACTGCTGTGGGGCATCATCGCGGTGATCGTGCTGCGCGGGCTGATGATCGCCGGCGGCGCGGCGCTGGTCGCCGAAGCCTATTGGGTGCTGTACATTTTCGCGGCGTTCCTGATCGCGACCGGGGTGAAGATGTTCTTCGCCGGCGACAAGCCGATGGACGTCGCGTCCAACCCGGTAGTGCGGTTCATCTCGACCCACATGCGGGTGACCAAGGAGCTCCACGGGCAGAAGTTCTTCGTCAAGGTGCCGGACGACAAGACCGGGCGGATGGTCCGCGCGGCGACTCCGCTGTTCCTGGCGTTGGTGGTGATCAACCTCGCCGATTTGGTGTTCGCGGTCGACAGCGTGCCGGCGATCTTCGCCATCACCACCGACACGTTCATCGTCTACACCTCGAACATCATGGCCATCCTCGGCCTGCGCGCGCTCTATTTCGCGCTGGCGGCGATGGTCCACCGCTTCCATTATCTGAAATATGCGCTGGCCGCGGTGCTGATCTTCATCGGCGCCAAGATCTTCATCGCCGACTTCGTTCTGGGCGGGGAGAAATTCCCGCCGGTGGTGAGCTTGGGCGTGACCGCGGCGCTGATCGCGGCGGGCATCGGCTATTCGCTGTGGAAGACCCGCGGCGCGCCCGAGCCCGACTGGCCGGCCGAGGACCGCGCCGCGACCAAGGCCCAGCTCGACGATCTGGCCGACAACAAGCTTTGA
- a CDS encoding DUF465 domain-containing protein: MSRRLFGMMLRHQRVDELIRREQRRRAPDMFKLMRLKKLKLKIKDVIHRLVLKPSRAG; the protein is encoded by the coding sequence ATGTCACGCCGATTGTTCGGGATGATGTTGAGGCACCAGCGGGTGGACGAGCTGATCCGCCGCGAGCAGCGCCGGCGCGCGCCGGACATGTTCAAGCTGATGCGGCTCAAGAAGCTCAAGCTCAAGATCAAGGACGTCATCCACCGGCTGGTGCTCAAGCCGAGCCGGGCCGGCTGA
- a CDS encoding serine hydrolase, protein MPSILLAAALSLAAQSAAPDPVQSVDRIFAETVQPGEPGCVAGVAKDGRTIVEQAYGMAELEHKVPLTTASILEAGSIAKQFTAAAILLLVEDGKLALGDDVRRHVPELRDYGATITIDQLLNHSSGLRDWGMVAEIAGWPRGARANTHADALAIVLRQRALNHAPGAEYSYSNSGYTLLTEIVRRVSGRSLADFTRERLFVPLGMTSTSWRDEYRRVVPGRATAYAKDGPRFIEDMPFEDAYGNGGLLTTVGDLLRWNAALSQRRLGKRVAELLEQRSVLFDGTTITYARGLVAERHGGVPVINHSGATGGYRAWLGRFPDQRLSVALLCNRADANSTRLAKQMADLFLPAVSEAAPYPPAATRVAAGLFASSRTGRTLRMSAEEGQPRIAAVGALTQIGPDRYRTAGGEVLELAPHRIRLRDAQGQSVDHRRVAQVAPSLAQLAAYTGRFTSAEADATYIVSPDRAGLRLQLDGRPQVVAVLAPTYADTFENESTIVRFKRDSSGRVTALTIGVARVRELIFRKIR, encoded by the coding sequence ATGCCTTCGATCCTACTTGCCGCCGCGCTGTCGCTGGCGGCGCAATCGGCCGCTCCCGACCCCGTTCAGAGTGTCGATCGGATCTTTGCCGAGACGGTCCAGCCGGGCGAGCCGGGCTGCGTGGCCGGCGTGGCGAAGGACGGACGGACGATCGTCGAGCAGGCCTACGGGATGGCCGAGCTGGAGCATAAGGTGCCGCTGACCACCGCCAGCATTCTCGAGGCCGGCTCGATCGCCAAGCAATTCACCGCCGCCGCCATATTGCTGCTGGTCGAGGACGGCAAGCTGGCGCTCGGCGACGACGTGCGCCGCCACGTGCCCGAGTTGCGCGATTATGGCGCCACGATCACCATCGACCAGTTGCTCAACCACAGCAGCGGACTGCGCGACTGGGGCATGGTCGCAGAGATCGCGGGTTGGCCGCGTGGGGCGCGCGCCAATACCCACGCCGACGCGCTGGCGATCGTCCTTCGGCAGCGGGCGCTCAACCACGCGCCCGGTGCCGAATATAGCTATAGCAACAGCGGCTACACGTTGCTGACCGAGATCGTCCGGCGGGTGAGCGGCCGCAGCCTGGCCGACTTCACGCGCGAACGACTGTTCGTTCCGCTCGGAATGACCAGCACCAGCTGGCGCGACGAATATCGCCGAGTCGTTCCCGGCCGCGCGACAGCCTATGCGAAGGACGGGCCGCGCTTCATCGAAGACATGCCGTTCGAGGACGCCTACGGCAATGGCGGGCTGCTGACGACGGTCGGCGACCTGCTGCGGTGGAACGCGGCGCTGTCGCAAAGGCGTTTGGGCAAGCGCGTTGCCGAGCTTCTCGAGCAGCGCTCGGTGCTCTTCGACGGGACCACCATCACCTATGCGCGCGGGCTGGTCGCCGAGCGCCATGGCGGTGTCCCGGTGATCAACCATAGCGGCGCGACCGGCGGCTATCGCGCCTGGCTCGGGCGGTTTCCGGACCAACGGCTATCGGTCGCGCTGCTGTGCAACCGCGCCGATGCCAATTCGACGCGGCTGGCCAAGCAGATGGCCGACCTGTTCCTGCCCGCCGTTTCCGAAGCCGCTCCCTATCCGCCGGCCGCGACGAGGGTTGCCGCAGGCCTGTTCGCCAGCAGCCGGACCGGCCGGACGCTACGCATGAGCGCCGAGGAGGGGCAGCCCCGAATCGCCGCCGTGGGCGCGCTGACCCAGATCGGCCCCGATCGCTACCGGACCGCCGGCGGCGAGGTGCTGGAGCTCGCGCCGCATCGCATCCGCCTGCGCGACGCCCAGGGCCAGTCGGTCGACCATCGCCGGGTCGCGCAGGTCGCGCCAAGCCTGGCGCAACTAGCAGCCTATACGGGCCGCTTCACCAGCGCAGAGGCGGACGCGACCTATATCGTGAGCCCCGACCGGGCGGGCTTGCGGCTCCAGCTCGACGGCCGGCCGCAGGTCGTGGCGGTGCTCGCGCCGACCTATGCCGACACGTTCGAGAACGAGTCGACGATCGTCCGCTTCAAGCGCGATTCGTCGGGCCGGGTCACCGCGTTGACGATCGGCGTGGCGCGTGTGCGCGAGCTGATTTTCCGCAAAATCCGCTAG